One Phycisphaera mikurensis NBRC 102666 DNA window includes the following coding sequences:
- the rfaE2 gene encoding D-glycero-beta-D-manno-heptose 1-phosphate adenylyltransferase — translation MPTATPLLTLLNGWSPPTVVVVGDFMLDRYLFGNADRLAPDAPVPVLDVQRTDDRPGGASNVCVCLAALRARVRAVGIAGDDEPGRALRAALQTAGVETAGLAADGDRPTTVKQNLVGLAQHRHPQKMFRLDFEDRTPLPGAAVERMLAAVDEAIDGAQAVILEDYHKGVCTPELCRGVIERAHAAGLPVLVDPAAIADYGRYAGADAITPNRTEAERATGLSADDPSAMAARLQAEHGFGHVVLTLDRHGALLRSPDGVEETLPTRARSVYDVTGAGDVVLATLAAAVAQGAAYADGVRLANLAAGLEVERSGVVPIPLEELYLEAMEEAAADRGKVRTLQELVPELAAHRHRGRTVAFTNGCFDVLHAGHVGYLRSAAATADLLVVGVNDDQSIRRLKGPERPVNPLEDRLRVLSELACVRYVVPFATDTPLSLIEAVQPSVLVKGADYTRDTVVGASFVEARGGRVELVPLVEGRSTTNILRRIGGG, via the coding sequence GTGCCGACCGCCACCCCCCTGCTCACGCTGCTCAACGGCTGGTCGCCGCCGACGGTCGTCGTCGTCGGCGACTTCATGCTCGACCGCTACCTCTTCGGCAACGCCGACCGCCTCGCGCCCGATGCGCCCGTGCCGGTGCTGGACGTGCAGCGCACCGACGACCGCCCCGGCGGCGCCTCGAACGTCTGCGTCTGCCTCGCCGCGCTGCGTGCGCGGGTGCGGGCCGTCGGGATCGCCGGCGACGACGAGCCGGGCCGGGCGTTGCGGGCTGCGCTGCAGACCGCCGGCGTGGAGACCGCGGGGCTCGCCGCCGACGGCGACCGCCCCACCACCGTCAAGCAGAACCTCGTCGGCCTCGCCCAGCACCGGCACCCGCAGAAGATGTTCCGCCTGGACTTCGAGGACAGGACCCCGCTGCCGGGGGCGGCGGTGGAGCGGATGCTCGCCGCGGTCGACGAGGCGATCGACGGGGCGCAGGCGGTGATCCTCGAGGACTACCACAAGGGCGTCTGCACCCCCGAGCTGTGCCGGGGCGTGATCGAGCGCGCCCACGCCGCGGGCCTCCCGGTGCTCGTCGACCCCGCCGCCATCGCCGACTACGGCCGCTACGCCGGCGCCGACGCCATCACGCCCAACCGCACCGAGGCCGAGCGAGCCACCGGCCTCTCCGCGGACGACCCCTCCGCGATGGCGGCCCGCCTCCAGGCCGAGCACGGCTTCGGCCACGTGGTCCTGACGCTCGACCGGCACGGCGCCCTGCTCCGCTCGCCGGACGGCGTCGAGGAGACGCTGCCGACCCGAGCCCGCTCCGTTTACGACGTCACCGGGGCCGGCGACGTCGTGCTCGCCACCCTCGCCGCGGCGGTCGCGCAGGGAGCGGCCTACGCCGACGGCGTCCGCCTCGCCAACCTCGCCGCCGGGCTGGAGGTGGAGCGATCCGGGGTCGTTCCCATCCCGCTCGAAGAGCTCTACCTCGAGGCGATGGAGGAAGCGGCCGCCGACCGCGGGAAGGTTCGCACGCTGCAGGAGCTGGTCCCGGAGCTGGCGGCCCACCGGCACCGCGGCCGGACCGTCGCCTTCACCAACGGCTGCTTCGACGTCCTCCACGCCGGGCATGTCGGCTACCTGCGGTCCGCCGCCGCCACCGCCGACCTCCTGGTGGTCGGCGTGAACGACGATCAGAGCATCCGCCGCCTCAAGGGGCCGGAGCGGCCCGTGAACCCGCTGGAGGATCGGCTGCGGGTGCTCTCCGAGCTGGCTTGCGTCCGCTACGTGGTCCCGTTCGCCACCGACACCCCCCTTTCGCTGATCGAGGCGGTGCAGCCTTCGGTGCTCGTCAAGGGCGCGGACTACACGCGAGACACCGTGGTGGGCGCGAGCTTCGTCGAGGCCCGCGGGGGCCGCGTCGAGCTCGTGCCGCTGGTGGAGGGACGCAGCACGACGAACATCCTCCGCCGGATCGGCGGCGGCTGA
- a CDS encoding FtsX-like permease family protein, translating into MDPRPPETATAGLPAHDQPGLPLLTALRLVRSGIGFRLVRSGITVSIQALAVAFLVFTVAGERLADRVAGAAAERLGPVTADRVTLTRLTRPDPPAEVAAGLGRGIVPAAWAAWSGLDADAFEQVGADARALAAAERWLRELDATDAAGLLGGRSTGVAATRLAEPAEAERFVEKLEALRPAARASIPAASPAALVDLLTRKRAGVSAAIDAVAQGHADAVEALGRRYPGRRLPEVVAARPAGLAGELDRLGFDGAAVVAAAPEARRMADAANLAEAIGATAPRQAVGRLLGLPPAEVDAEAALGVATTPAGAEALAGALRAGGAAAVPPAERLAALAHARARTDAWAAAAAAAPAGRGGRTALLLGLSALVCVVGIGNAMLMSVTERFGEIATMKCLGARAGSILRMYLLEALLLGVVGAAAGALLGTALAVASALLTFGPLLGLAVPAAGQVALAVLAAAALGVALSAVAAVVPSLLAARLSPMEALRVE; encoded by the coding sequence GTGGATCCGCGCCCGCCCGAAACCGCGACCGCCGGGCTTCCGGCGCACGACCAGCCGGGGCTGCCGCTGCTGACGGCGCTGCGGCTGGTGCGGTCGGGCATCGGCTTCCGCCTCGTCCGCTCGGGCATCACCGTCTCGATCCAGGCGCTGGCCGTGGCGTTTCTCGTCTTCACCGTCGCCGGGGAGCGGCTCGCCGACCGGGTGGCCGGGGCCGCGGCGGAGCGCCTGGGCCCGGTGACCGCGGACCGGGTGACGCTCACGAGGCTGACGCGGCCCGACCCGCCCGCGGAGGTCGCCGCCGGCCTGGGGCGCGGCATCGTCCCCGCGGCCTGGGCGGCCTGGAGCGGCCTGGACGCCGACGCCTTCGAGCAGGTCGGGGCCGACGCGCGGGCGCTCGCGGCGGCGGAGCGGTGGCTCAGAGAGCTCGACGCCACCGACGCCGCGGGGCTGCTGGGCGGCCGCAGCACCGGCGTGGCGGCGACGCGGCTGGCCGAACCCGCCGAGGCGGAACGCTTCGTGGAGAAGCTCGAGGCGCTGCGGCCAGCGGCGCGCGCCTCAATCCCGGCGGCTTCGCCCGCGGCCCTGGTGGACCTGCTCACGCGGAAGCGGGCGGGCGTGTCGGCGGCCATCGACGCGGTCGCGCAGGGCCACGCCGACGCGGTCGAGGCGCTCGGGCGGCGGTACCCGGGCCGGCGGCTGCCCGAGGTGGTGGCGGCTCGGCCGGCGGGGCTGGCCGGCGAGCTCGACCGCCTCGGCTTCGACGGGGCCGCGGTCGTGGCCGCCGCGCCCGAAGCCCGGCGCATGGCCGACGCCGCGAACCTCGCGGAGGCGATCGGCGCCACCGCCCCGCGTCAGGCGGTGGGCAGGCTCTTGGGCCTGCCGCCGGCGGAGGTCGACGCCGAGGCGGCCCTCGGCGTCGCGACGACGCCCGCCGGCGCGGAGGCGCTCGCCGGGGCGCTGCGGGCTGGCGGCGCCGCGGCCGTCCCGCCGGCGGAGCGCCTCGCTGCGCTCGCGCACGCGCGTGCCCGCACCGACGCCTGGGCCGCGGCGGCGGCCGCCGCACCGGCGGGCCGCGGGGGCCGGACGGCGCTGCTGCTGGGGCTTTCCGCGCTGGTGTGCGTGGTGGGCATCGGCAACGCGATGTTGATGTCGGTGACGGAGCGCTTCGGAGAGATCGCCACCATGAAGTGCCTGGGTGCTCGGGCGGGCTCGATCCTGCGCATGTACCTGCTCGAGGCCCTGCTGCTGGGCGTGGTCGGCGCCGCCGCGGGGGCGCTGCTGGGCACGGCGCTCGCGGTGGCGTCGGCGCTGCTGACGTTCGGCCCGCTGCTGGGTCTGGCCGTGCCCGCCGCGGGCCAGGTGGCGCTCGCGGTGCTGGCGGCCGCGGCGCTGGGGGTGGCGCTCTCGGCCGTCGCGGCGGTCGTGCCCTCGCTGCTGGCGGCGCGCCTGTCTCCCATGGAAGCTCTGCGGGTGGAGTGA
- a CDS encoding epimerase produces MAHPRTPRRTLLAGGSGFLGGSLAAAMLRRGDRPEVLSRRPRPAGLDGRIGWHRWDGSTLGDWAGALDGADGIVNLAGRTVDCRKTRANQAEILRSRIDSCRVLGEACRAAAAPPPVWVQAATAHIVGDPRPKDRICDETTPPGPPEEMAPRVGTAWEKAFDAARLPTQRGVTLRISFVLGPGGGALGKLVRFTRMGLGGTVGPGDQWISWIHHADLDRLFLRALEDPSLSGVYVATAPKPVTNREFMAALRAAHRRPWSPPAPALCVRLFSRFVLDTDPELALEGRRCVPTRLVAEAGFAFEHPEVRAALADLA; encoded by the coding sequence ATGGCCCACCCCCGGACCCCGCGGCGGACCCTCCTCGCGGGCGGATCGGGCTTCCTGGGCGGGTCCCTCGCGGCGGCGATGCTCCGGCGGGGCGACCGGCCGGAGGTGCTCTCGCGGCGGCCGCGTCCGGCGGGGCTCGACGGGCGGATCGGCTGGCACCGCTGGGACGGCTCCACCCTCGGCGACTGGGCCGGGGCCCTCGACGGCGCGGACGGGATCGTGAACCTCGCGGGGCGGACGGTGGACTGCCGCAAGACCAGGGCAAACCAGGCGGAAATCTTGCGGTCGCGGATCGACTCGTGCCGCGTGCTGGGCGAGGCGTGCCGGGCGGCGGCCGCCCCGCCGCCGGTGTGGGTCCAGGCCGCGACGGCTCACATCGTCGGCGACCCGCGCCCCAAAGACCGGATCTGCGACGAGACGACGCCGCCGGGGCCGCCGGAGGAGATGGCCCCGCGGGTGGGGACCGCGTGGGAGAAGGCCTTCGACGCGGCGAGGCTGCCGACCCAGCGCGGCGTGACGCTGCGGATCAGCTTCGTGCTCGGCCCCGGCGGCGGCGCCCTTGGCAAGCTCGTCCGCTTCACGCGGATGGGCCTGGGCGGGACCGTCGGCCCGGGCGACCAGTGGATCTCGTGGATCCACCACGCCGACCTCGACCGGCTCTTCCTCCGCGCCCTCGAGGACCCGTCGTTGAGCGGCGTCTACGTGGCGACGGCGCCGAAGCCGGTGACCAACCGGGAGTTCATGGCGGCCCTGCGGGCGGCGCACCGGCGGCCGTGGTCGCCGCCGGCGCCGGCGCTTTGCGTCCGGCTCTTCAGCCGCTTCGTGCTCGACACCGACCCGGAGCTCGCGCTGGAGGGCCGGCGGTGCGTCCCGACGCGGCTGGTTGCGGAGGCGGGGTTCGCCTTCGAGCACCCCGAGGTGCGGGCGGCGCTGGCGGACTTGGCCTAG
- a CDS encoding ABC transporter ATP-binding protein, with translation MPSAPSQSPSPSAPAAAGVGAEASTARLILRLCRLAWGYRLQVIRSLVLQLVLLTLTLSGLGLLGLGIDVIGHAFDPLSEANPGGNKPPAWPLGYAPPSAWTSGQQVLLVAGLIAVIGLVRFALEALSAFWIAQLVQDIVVSLRSRVYDKLQRLSFRFFDANESGSIINRVTGDVQAVRMFVDQVLVQVLIMAVSLAFFAGYMLSLHVGLTLVCLLSTPLLWLLTGNFSRIVKPAYLENRRLFDTAIRVLSENAQGVHVVKGFAAQDAEVRRFAAANHAVTTQKRQIFQQVAIFVPLISFLPQLNLVILLIYGGWIYMEDPAFTVGTLVVFSGLLQQFSGQIGNVAQLANSVQQSLTGASRVFEVLDTPLEIQTRADPTPLPAPPAGGKRGGIRFEDVGFRFGKEDAVPALAHLDFEVKPGQLVAVLGATGAGKSTMLSLIPRFYDPTTGRIRLDGVDLRDLPLDALRRSIGIVFQESFLFSNTVAENIAFGHPDATQEQVERAARIASAHGFITEDLKDGYRTVLTEGGNNLSGGQRQRLAIARAVLLDPPVLLMDDPTAAIDPETEGEILAAMASAMADRTTFVVAHRLSTLRRADFVLVLDRGRVVERGTHDELMAKGGHYAEAAGVQAADTESREILGMDEAVDP, from the coding sequence GTGCCTTCCGCACCTTCCCAGTCTCCGAGTCCGAGCGCTCCCGCGGCGGCGGGCGTCGGCGCCGAGGCCTCCACGGCCCGGCTCATCCTGCGCCTGTGCCGCCTCGCGTGGGGCTACCGCCTCCAGGTCATCCGCTCGCTGGTCCTGCAGCTCGTGCTCCTGACGCTCACGCTCTCGGGCCTGGGCCTGCTGGGCCTGGGCATCGACGTCATTGGCCACGCCTTCGACCCGCTCTCCGAGGCGAACCCCGGCGGGAACAAGCCGCCGGCCTGGCCGCTGGGCTACGCGCCGCCGAGCGCGTGGACGTCCGGGCAGCAGGTGCTGCTGGTGGCGGGGCTCATCGCGGTGATCGGACTGGTCCGCTTCGCGCTGGAGGCGCTGTCGGCCTTCTGGATCGCGCAGCTCGTGCAGGACATCGTCGTGTCGCTCCGCAGCCGGGTGTACGACAAGCTGCAGCGGCTGTCCTTCCGCTTCTTCGACGCGAACGAGTCGGGCTCGATCATCAACCGGGTCACCGGCGACGTGCAGGCGGTGCGGATGTTCGTGGACCAGGTGCTGGTGCAGGTGCTGATCATGGCGGTCTCGCTCGCGTTCTTCGCGGGCTACATGCTCTCGCTGCACGTCGGGCTCACGCTGGTGTGCCTGCTCTCCACGCCCCTGCTCTGGCTGCTCACCGGCAACTTCAGCCGCATCGTCAAGCCGGCCTACCTCGAGAACCGCCGCCTCTTCGACACCGCCATCCGCGTGCTCAGCGAGAACGCGCAGGGCGTGCACGTGGTCAAGGGTTTCGCCGCCCAGGACGCGGAGGTCCGCCGCTTCGCCGCCGCCAACCACGCGGTGACGACGCAGAAGCGGCAGATCTTCCAGCAGGTCGCCATCTTCGTCCCGCTGATCAGCTTCCTGCCGCAGCTGAACCTGGTGATCCTGCTGATCTACGGCGGCTGGATCTACATGGAGGACCCGGCATTCACCGTCGGCACGCTGGTCGTCTTCAGCGGGCTGCTCCAGCAGTTCTCCGGCCAGATCGGCAACGTGGCGCAGCTCGCCAACTCGGTGCAGCAGTCGCTCACCGGCGCGTCCCGCGTGTTCGAGGTGCTCGACACGCCGCTGGAGATCCAGACCCGCGCCGACCCCACGCCGCTGCCTGCGCCGCCGGCGGGCGGGAAGCGCGGCGGGATCCGCTTCGAGGACGTCGGCTTCCGCTTCGGGAAGGAGGACGCGGTCCCGGCGCTTGCGCACCTGGACTTCGAGGTCAAGCCCGGCCAGCTCGTCGCGGTGCTCGGCGCCACCGGCGCTGGGAAGAGCACGATGCTCTCGCTGATCCCGCGCTTCTACGACCCGACCACCGGACGCATCCGGCTCGACGGCGTCGACCTCCGAGACCTCCCGCTGGACGCGCTGCGCCGCAGCATCGGCATCGTCTTCCAAGAGAGCTTCCTCTTCAGCAACACCGTCGCCGAGAACATCGCCTTCGGCCACCCCGACGCGACGCAGGAGCAAGTGGAGCGCGCGGCCCGCATCGCCAGCGCCCACGGCTTCATCACCGAAGACCTCAAAGACGGCTACCGCACCGTGCTCACCGAGGGCGGCAACAACCTCTCCGGCGGCCAGCGCCAGCGGCTCGCCATCGCCCGGGCGGTGCTGCTGGACCCGCCGGTGCTGCTGATGGACGACCCGACCGCCGCGATCGACCCCGAGACCGAGGGCGAGATCCTCGCCGCGATGGCCTCGGCCATGGCGGACCGCACGACCTTCGTGGTCGCCCACCGGCTCTCGACGCTGCGCCGCGCCGATTTCGTGCTCGTGCTCGACCGCGGCCGCGTCGTCGAGCGTGGCACGCACGACGAGCTGATGGCCAAGGGCGGGCACTACGCCGAGGCCGCCGGCGTGCAGGCGGCCGACACCGAAAGCCGCGAGATCCTCGGGATGGACGAGGCGGTGGATCCGTGA
- a CDS encoding ABC transporter ATP-binding protein, translating into MSRRRPDPAAAEAPGATLATAITRLDLKARAEEEGPARAPLRWPLVRRLWSLTTPYAGLRNTLLVLTCVRGIQLPALPWILSAVIAGPLAARNWPGVLWGSAGFLALLLFTAVTFHYRMKLSLVLGEVVVQDLRRDLFGHLQKLGMRYYDRTKVGAIISRMTSDAEALRQGIQDVVFVSLVNVGHMVIASLIMAWYDLPLFGFVLAMSPLIWAIHRFFGSRLGTAWREVQSSMSRVTATLAESVSGIRVTQGFVRQERNAALFHELVSDHAGYNLRASRLSGVYIPLLDFNSQLFLAGLLVLGGWQVLHGGLPGFGGEQSPAEQAATFAALVVFIFQLPPFFLALRVVARQHNTALTAMAGAERVFALLDTEPEVLDEPDAAAPETIRGEVVFDDVSFGYDPKRPVLHGISFKAEPGQTIALVGHTGSGKSTVIKLISKFYLPTGGRVLIDGIATPGLRTEALMAELGIVLQSNFLFTGTVMDNIRMGQPSASDADVVAAAKKLDCLDLLEQLPEGLHTAVGERGGALSLGQRQLVCFCRAMLADPRLLILDEATSSVDGLTEARIQKALNVLLRGRTSFVVAHRLSTIRHASRVIVLDHGKIIESGRHNELLREGGVYAGMYRQFIRAGEAAS; encoded by the coding sequence GTGAGCCGGCGACGCCCCGATCCAGCCGCCGCGGAGGCCCCCGGGGCCACGCTCGCGACCGCCATCACGCGGCTGGACCTCAAGGCGCGGGCCGAGGAGGAAGGGCCCGCCAGAGCGCCGCTCCGCTGGCCGCTGGTCCGCCGTCTCTGGTCGCTCACCACGCCCTACGCCGGGCTCCGCAACACGCTGCTCGTGCTCACCTGCGTCCGCGGCATCCAGCTGCCGGCGCTGCCGTGGATCCTGTCCGCGGTCATCGCCGGGCCGCTGGCGGCACGGAACTGGCCGGGCGTGCTCTGGGGCAGCGCGGGCTTCCTGGCGCTGCTGCTGTTCACCGCCGTGACCTTCCACTACCGGATGAAGCTGTCGCTGGTCCTCGGCGAGGTCGTCGTGCAGGACCTCCGACGCGACCTCTTCGGCCACCTCCAGAAGCTGGGGATGCGCTACTACGACCGCACCAAGGTCGGCGCGATCATCAGCCGGATGACCTCCGACGCCGAGGCGCTGCGGCAGGGCATCCAGGACGTCGTCTTCGTGTCGCTGGTCAACGTCGGCCACATGGTGATCGCTTCGCTGATCATGGCCTGGTACGACCTGCCGCTGTTCGGCTTCGTGCTGGCGATGAGCCCGCTGATCTGGGCCATCCACCGCTTCTTCGGCAGCCGGCTGGGCACCGCCTGGCGGGAGGTGCAGTCCTCGATGAGCCGGGTGACCGCGACGCTCGCCGAGAGCGTCTCGGGCATCCGCGTGACGCAGGGCTTCGTCCGGCAGGAGCGCAACGCCGCGCTGTTCCACGAGCTCGTGAGCGACCACGCGGGCTACAACCTGCGGGCCTCGCGGCTCTCGGGCGTGTACATCCCGCTGCTGGACTTCAACAGCCAGCTCTTCCTCGCCGGGCTGCTCGTGCTCGGCGGCTGGCAGGTGCTCCACGGCGGCCTGCCCGGGTTCGGCGGCGAGCAGAGCCCCGCCGAGCAGGCGGCGACCTTCGCGGCGCTGGTGGTTTTCATCTTCCAGCTGCCGCCGTTCTTCCTGGCGCTGCGGGTGGTGGCCCGGCAGCACAACACCGCGCTCACGGCGATGGCCGGCGCCGAGCGGGTCTTCGCCTTGCTCGACACCGAGCCCGAGGTGCTCGACGAGCCCGACGCGGCGGCGCCGGAGACGATCCGCGGCGAGGTCGTCTTCGACGACGTCTCCTTCGGCTACGACCCCAAGCGGCCCGTGCTGCACGGGATCTCCTTCAAGGCCGAACCCGGCCAGACCATCGCGCTGGTCGGTCACACCGGATCGGGCAAGTCGACCGTCATCAAGCTGATCAGCAAGTTCTACCTGCCCACCGGCGGCCGGGTGCTTATCGACGGCATCGCCACGCCGGGCCTCAGAACCGAGGCGTTGATGGCGGAGCTGGGCATCGTGCTGCAGAGCAATTTCCTGTTCACCGGCACCGTGATGGACAACATCCGCATGGGCCAGCCGTCCGCGAGCGATGCGGACGTCGTCGCCGCCGCGAAGAAGCTGGACTGCCTCGACCTGCTCGAGCAGCTGCCCGAGGGCCTGCACACCGCCGTCGGCGAGCGCGGGGGCGCGCTCTCGCTGGGTCAGCGGCAGCTGGTGTGCTTCTGCCGCGCGATGCTCGCCGACCCGCGGCTGCTGATCCTCGACGAGGCGACCAGCAGCGTGGACGGGCTGACCGAGGCCCGCATCCAGAAGGCCCTCAACGTGCTGCTCCGCGGCCGCACCAGCTTCGTCGTCGCCCACCGCCTCTCGACGATCCGCCACGCCAGCCGCGTGATCGTGCTCGACCACGGGAAGATCATCGAGAGCGGCCGGCACAACGAGCTCCTGCGGGAAGGCGGCGTCTACGCCGGCATGTACCGCCAGTTCATCCGGGCCGGCGAGGCAGCGTCTTGA
- a CDS encoding lipid A deacylase LpxR family protein yields MRIVPACVVAVLPLASAAAARAAEAIAAAEPPLRVSLTLAFENDGSFVRENADSDRHETSAAGAILSFHGDAADPLFDALGLAHRGTAWGLVGGQRLFTPEVIDAPTRDPGDRPFAGYLYGGVFVQRELGDALDHLQLDLGIVGPSALGEETQSAVHDLIGEEDPNWIDQLGDELAAQLTYRREWRVPLGEIDAWGVPLGLRVLPRVGFGLGTVERYASAGVDVELGHRLGDSFSAGRLLAPPAATGAAVTGFRAGLFGRAGGSYVQWDTFLDGSSVRDPSASVSREPWRGELGGGFRFAWEGERARFAFEYLQLVLTDRFETQRTTDGVASASLRFEWAF; encoded by the coding sequence GTGCGCATCGTGCCCGCCTGCGTCGTCGCGGTCCTCCCGCTCGCCTCCGCCGCGGCGGCGCGAGCGGCCGAGGCGATCGCGGCGGCGGAGCCACCGCTGCGCGTCTCGCTCACGCTGGCCTTCGAGAACGACGGCAGCTTCGTCCGCGAGAACGCCGATTCCGACCGCCACGAGACCTCGGCCGCCGGCGCGATCCTCTCCTTCCACGGCGACGCGGCCGACCCGCTGTTCGACGCGCTCGGCCTCGCCCACCGGGGCACGGCCTGGGGCCTCGTCGGCGGCCAGCGGCTCTTCACGCCGGAGGTGATCGACGCGCCGACGCGTGATCCCGGCGACCGGCCCTTCGCCGGTTATCTCTACGGCGGCGTCTTCGTGCAGCGGGAGCTCGGCGACGCGCTCGACCACCTGCAGCTGGACCTGGGGATCGTCGGCCCGTCGGCGCTCGGCGAGGAGACGCAGTCGGCCGTCCACGATCTCATCGGCGAGGAGGACCCCAACTGGATCGACCAGCTCGGCGACGAGCTCGCGGCCCAGCTGACCTACCGCCGCGAGTGGCGGGTGCCGCTGGGCGAGATCGACGCGTGGGGCGTGCCGCTGGGCCTGCGGGTGCTCCCGCGGGTCGGCTTCGGCCTCGGCACCGTCGAGCGTTACGCCTCCGCCGGCGTCGACGTCGAGCTGGGGCACCGCCTCGGCGACTCCTTCTCCGCCGGCCGCCTGCTCGCCCCGCCCGCCGCCACCGGCGCCGCCGTCACCGGCTTCCGCGCCGGCCTCTTCGGGCGAGCCGGCGGCTCCTACGTGCAGTGGGACACCTTCCTCGACGGCAGCAGCGTGCGGGATCCCTCGGCGTCGGTGTCGCGCGAGCCGTGGCGGGGCGAGCTCGGCGGCGGCTTCCGCTTCGCGTGGGAGGGCGAACGCGCCCGATTCGCCTTCGAGTACCTGCAGCTGGTGCTGACCGACCGCTTCGAGACGCAGCGGACGACCGACGGCGTCGCGAGCGCGTCGCTGCGCTTCGAGTGGGCCTTCTAG
- a CDS encoding DUF502 domain-containing protein — protein sequence MEGPQTPQTAPPEAAAVSPGKPRRRDGFRRLFIRGLAIVLPTVLTIWLLSIAYGFVDQRIGAPINAGLREVVIRFSEWPPAAADDYRATFDRLPQEIRDDWEDVLERYAASRDRTINQLPAGDVRARQLEWQQELPIAKRLARRHAFIELWDDANLGGWPVLNLIGVVLAIVLVYILGAFLSRSIGKRLWKIGEGYIQRVPLVGRVYPAFKQITDFVFGDETEEKLSFNRVVAVEYPRRGLWSVGMVTGNTLRTIQDAAGRECLTVFVPSSPTPFTGYVITTPVDETVELPITVEDALKFAVSGGVVVPPAELIDTPTGTAGRRPAAAFAPATAPADAPTPPPPAPSLPA from the coding sequence ATGGAAGGCCCGCAGACGCCCCAGACCGCTCCCCCGGAGGCCGCCGCCGTCTCGCCCGGGAAGCCGCGCCGCCGCGACGGCTTCCGCCGGCTGTTCATCCGCGGGCTGGCGATCGTGCTGCCCACGGTGCTCACGATCTGGCTGCTGAGCATCGCCTACGGCTTCGTCGACCAGCGGATCGGCGCCCCCATCAACGCCGGCCTCCGCGAGGTCGTCATCCGCTTCTCGGAGTGGCCGCCCGCCGCCGCCGACGATTACCGCGCCACCTTCGACCGCCTGCCGCAGGAGATCCGCGACGACTGGGAGGACGTGCTGGAGCGGTACGCCGCGTCGCGGGACCGCACGATCAACCAGCTGCCCGCCGGCGACGTCCGCGCCCGCCAGCTGGAGTGGCAGCAGGAGCTCCCAATCGCCAAGCGGCTGGCCCGCCGCCACGCCTTCATCGAGCTCTGGGACGACGCCAACCTCGGCGGCTGGCCGGTGCTCAACCTCATCGGCGTGGTGCTGGCGATCGTGCTCGTCTACATCCTGGGCGCGTTCCTCTCGCGGTCGATCGGCAAGCGGCTCTGGAAGATCGGCGAGGGGTACATCCAGCGCGTGCCGCTGGTCGGCCGCGTGTACCCGGCCTTCAAGCAGATCACCGACTTCGTCTTCGGCGACGAGACCGAGGAGAAGCTCTCCTTCAACCGCGTCGTCGCCGTGGAGTACCCCCGCCGCGGCCTCTGGTCGGTCGGCATGGTCACCGGCAACACGCTGCGGACGATCCAGGACGCCGCCGGCCGCGAGTGCCTCACCGTCTTCGTGCCCAGCTCGCCGACGCCCTTCACCGGTTACGTCATCACCACCCCCGTGGACGAGACGGTCGAGCTGCCGATCACCGTCGAAGACGCCTTGAAGTTTGCCGTCTCCGGCGGCGTGGTCGTCCCGCCCGCGGAGCTGATCGACACCCCCACCGGCACCGCCGGCCGCCGCCCCGCGGCCGCGTTCGCTCCCGCCACTGCGCCGGCCGACGCCCCCACCCCGCCGCCGCCGGCCCCGTCGCTTCCCGCCTGA
- the hpf gene encoding ribosome hibernation-promoting factor, HPF/YfiA family: MNVHITHKQLELTDSITAYVKQRAEKLPKYWSRVTRADVDMEKRGGHTYWVEFIVHAEGHDPFVSHHKHDDLYACIDEAASRAERQLRDHHAKLTHH; this comes from the coding sequence TTGAACGTCCACATCACCCACAAGCAGCTCGAGCTCACCGACTCCATCACCGCCTACGTGAAGCAGCGGGCCGAGAAGCTGCCGAAGTACTGGAGCCGGGTGACGCGGGCGGACGTCGACATGGAGAAGCGGGGCGGCCACACCTACTGGGTCGAGTTCATCGTCCACGCCGAGGGCCACGACCCGTTCGTGTCGCACCACAAGCACGACGACCTCTACGCCTGCATCGACGAGGCGGCCAGCCGGGCGGAGCGGCAGCTCCGCGACCACCACGCCAAGCTCACGCACCACTGA
- a CDS encoding universal stress protein has product MPENAAPSDANAPGPSAARPSRMLVSVSSPWASEKLVGPIADLAARLNAEVLVAHVATLQDDDDAESDATERGEQTLGLLTKGLREAGVECDGVMLLSDDTPKAILNTARAKGCTCIVLGLTGKGVLKRLIAGDVPANLIRQTDLPVLLLPANWDGKI; this is encoded by the coding sequence TTGCCCGAGAACGCCGCCCCGTCCGACGCGAACGCCCCCGGCCCCTCCGCCGCGCGACCCAGCCGGATGCTGGTCTCGGTGAGCTCGCCCTGGGCGAGCGAGAAGCTCGTGGGCCCCATCGCCGACCTCGCCGCCCGGCTCAACGCCGAGGTGCTGGTGGCTCACGTCGCCACGCTGCAGGACGACGACGACGCCGAGAGCGACGCGACCGAGCGCGGCGAGCAGACGCTGGGCCTGCTCACCAAGGGGCTGCGGGAAGCCGGCGTCGAGTGCGACGGCGTGATGCTGCTCTCCGACGACACCCCCAAGGCGATCCTCAACACCGCCCGGGCGAAGGGCTGCACGTGCATCGTCCTGGGCCTCACGGGCAAGGGCGTCCTCAAGCGGCTGATCGCCGGGGACGTGCCGGCGAACCTCATCCGCCAGACCGACCTGCCCGTGCTGCTCCTGCCCGCGAACTGGGACGGGAAGATCTGA